Proteins encoded by one window of Chrysiogenes arsenatis DSM 11915:
- the trpA gene encoding tryptophan synthase subunit alpha: protein MNATTLSRIIPYVTLGYPDRATTQALLDLFAELGIQRVEIGIPFSDPMADGPVIQAASDYALSRGTRFRDLTQLKLHSNTDYYVMTYVNLFARVGAENRFAMLRELGIRGAIIPDLAPEHAAPFRDAARMHNIDLVSFISTSSDDSRVRTIAESATGFLYAVSSAAVTGTKISSLEAISRKIAVARQVTTTPICIGFGIRDAATVRDALHYADGAIVGSALIEKISPTVDLSTNVAKVKAFLESLAE from the coding sequence ATGAACGCAACAACCCTTTCGCGCATTATTCCCTACGTCACCCTTGGGTATCCCGATCGTGCGACGACCCAAGCATTGCTCGATCTCTTTGCCGAACTCGGCATTCAGCGTGTCGAAATAGGTATCCCTTTTTCTGATCCCATGGCCGATGGCCCCGTGATTCAGGCGGCCAGCGACTACGCGTTGTCGCGCGGCACTCGCTTTCGTGACCTGACACAATTGAAACTCCATTCCAATACCGACTATTACGTCATGACCTATGTCAATCTTTTTGCCCGCGTTGGCGCCGAAAATCGTTTTGCGATGCTTCGTGAGCTTGGTATTCGCGGCGCGATTATTCCCGACCTGGCGCCGGAACATGCCGCGCCGTTTCGCGATGCGGCGCGTATGCACAACATTGATCTCGTTTCCTTCATCTCGACGAGCAGCGACGATAGCCGTGTACGCACCATTGCGGAATCGGCGACCGGCTTCCTCTACGCCGTCAGCTCGGCGGCGGTGACCGGAACAAAAATATCAAGTCTGGAAGCGATTTCCCGCAAAATTGCCGTTGCGCGGCAAGTGACTACGACGCCGATTTGCATTGGCTTTGGTATTCGCGATGCCGCCACGGTGCGCGATGCCCTGCATTACGCCGATGGCGCCATTGTTGGCTCGGCGTTGATCGAAAAAATATCCCCCACCGTCGATCTCAGCACGAACGTGGCGAAGGTTAAAGCCTTCTTGGAGAGCCTTGCAGAGTGA
- a CDS encoding PAS domain-containing sensor histidine kinase, whose amino-acid sequence MDHQEWEQRKRKLQERAERVLECTRMDTSSEDLHRDNHNLRVHQIELEIQNEELRATQLQLEKERARYAHLYHFSPLGFVVLDKAGIIVEANQRFCTMLDSLQSKIIHQPLMRFIHPDDQDVFLGRYSTFFKSPSEKKIEFRLVSTAGGAIFVRLSGCIQPSSIVQRSGQDNSTTLLLVALDDITSQKQAEEALLSAHKLTRSTIDALSATICVLDETGTILAVNKSWCDFNAANGKEQAVWEGVNYLKVCDGSTGEDSDYGKRFAAGIRSVMCCEAEYHELEYPCLLDDGYHWFVGRITPLEGECDKAQRKVVISHEDITVRKKSEALLHDFNRKLQERIDAEMLRIERLQREKDIQQMALIQQNKMAELGGMIGAITHQWKQPLNSINLLNECLRDAFEHGEIDQAVMNEHIAEVQHLVTFMANTIDDFRDFYLPSKETSRFAVKPVIESVARLLKGQLMKCHIDLTIDGDDALHTSGHSSEFKQVMLNILNNAKDALLEKKPDEKTIKVQVFAEADTIVVTILDNGGGIPEQFLDDAIFEPFFSTKGENGTGIGLSLGKVIVEKNMGGSLTVANRDGGAEFTITLPMI is encoded by the coding sequence ATGGATCATCAAGAATGGGAACAGCGCAAACGGAAGCTTCAGGAAAGAGCGGAACGGGTTTTGGAATGCACCCGGATGGACACCTCCTCCGAAGACCTCCATCGAGATAATCACAATCTGCGCGTTCATCAAATAGAACTTGAAATTCAAAATGAAGAACTACGGGCTACGCAACTCCAACTGGAAAAAGAGCGTGCACGGTATGCTCACCTGTATCACTTTTCTCCACTCGGCTTTGTCGTGCTGGATAAGGCGGGAATTATCGTCGAGGCGAACCAACGTTTTTGTACCATGCTGGACTCTTTGCAATCAAAAATTATCCATCAACCTTTGATGCGTTTTATTCACCCAGACGATCAGGATGTTTTTCTGGGGCGCTATAGTACATTCTTTAAATCACCCTCGGAGAAAAAAATAGAGTTCCGCCTTGTTTCGACCGCGGGAGGTGCCATTTTTGTCCGGCTGAGTGGCTGTATTCAGCCAAGTAGCATTGTGCAGCGCAGCGGGCAGGATAATTCCACTACCCTCCTGTTGGTTGCGCTGGACGATATTACCAGCCAGAAGCAGGCCGAAGAGGCCTTGCTAAGCGCACATAAACTGACCCGTTCGACTATCGATGCGTTGAGTGCCACAATATGTGTGCTCGATGAAACCGGTACCATCCTCGCTGTGAATAAGTCGTGGTGTGATTTTAATGCTGCTAATGGCAAAGAACAAGCCGTATGGGAAGGGGTTAACTACCTGAAGGTCTGTGACGGATCAACCGGTGAAGATTCTGATTATGGCAAGCGCTTTGCCGCTGGCATTCGCTCCGTTATGTGCTGTGAAGCGGAATATCATGAGTTGGAATACCCTTGTCTCTTGGACGATGGATACCACTGGTTTGTCGGGCGTATTACTCCTCTCGAAGGCGAGTGCGATAAAGCGCAACGTAAAGTAGTCATTTCGCACGAAGATATTACGGTTCGTAAGAAATCCGAAGCGTTATTGCATGACTTCAACCGGAAATTGCAGGAACGGATCGATGCCGAAATGCTGCGGATTGAACGGTTGCAGCGCGAAAAAGATATTCAGCAAATGGCACTCATTCAACAGAATAAAATGGCCGAACTGGGCGGGATGATCGGTGCGATTACCCACCAGTGGAAACAACCGTTGAACTCTATCAATTTGCTGAACGAATGCCTGCGCGATGCGTTCGAACATGGCGAAATAGACCAAGCGGTGATGAACGAACATATTGCCGAAGTGCAGCATCTTGTGACTTTTATGGCCAATACGATAGACGACTTTCGAGATTTTTATTTGCCGAGTAAAGAGACGTCGCGTTTTGCGGTGAAGCCGGTGATAGAGTCAGTAGCGCGGCTCCTGAAGGGGCAACTGATGAAATGCCACATTGATCTAACGATTGACGGGGATGATGCGTTGCATACTTCTGGGCATTCAAGTGAGTTTAAGCAGGTTATGCTCAATATCCTGAATAATGCCAAAGATGCTCTGCTGGAAAAAAAACCGGATGAAAAAACCATCAAGGTTCAGGTGTTTGCGGAGGCAGATACCATTGTCGTTACCATTCTCGACAACGGTGGCGGTATTCCAGAGCAGTTTTTGGATGACGCGATTTTTGAACCGTTTTTTTCCACCAAGGGGGAAAACGGTACTGGGATCGGTTTGTCGCTGGGTAAGGTTATTGTGGAAAAAAATATGGGTGGTTCGCTTACGGTGGCGAATCGCGACGGTGGTGCTGAATTTACGATTACTTTGCCAATGATATAA
- a CDS encoding alpha/beta fold hydrolase, whose product MKTLYVSGWGARPDSEHAARCDMVCNWYDAESLIAASTVPLVVLGWSLGAMVSCECALRYPQIVKGLFLYAPTLQFIGGAHGLPLPPLRAMERGCRHDHHAIIAAYLDSIYVPAHLQDTQMDVATALAGLRMLATWDWHEKILSLACPVSCSADRADLVIALEASREFWYHLSRPVSWYTTDVGHAAPCLLEATLAEREKEFCEFIKRESAPQL is encoded by the coding sequence ATGAAAACCCTGTACGTTAGTGGTTGGGGCGCAAGACCCGATAGTGAACACGCGGCGCGTTGCGATATGGTCTGCAACTGGTACGATGCGGAGTCGTTGATTGCAGCGAGCACCGTACCGCTGGTGGTACTCGGATGGTCGCTTGGGGCGATGGTGTCCTGTGAATGTGCGTTGCGCTATCCACAGATCGTCAAAGGGCTTTTCCTCTACGCGCCGACACTGCAATTTATTGGTGGCGCGCACGGCTTGCCACTTCCCCCTTTGCGGGCGATGGAACGAGGCTGCCGCCACGATCACCACGCGATTATTGCCGCCTACCTCGATTCAATTTATGTTCCTGCCCATTTGCAAGATACTCAAATGGATGTTGCGACCGCGCTCGCGGGACTACGCATGCTGGCAACTTGGGATTGGCACGAAAAAATTCTTTCACTGGCCTGTCCGGTGAGTTGTAGTGCCGATCGTGCTGACCTGGTGATAGCGCTGGAAGCAAGCCGCGAATTCTGGTATCACCTCTCCCGTCCAGTAAGCTGGTATACGACTGACGTGGGACATGCGGCTCCGTGTCTGCTTGAAGCGACCTTGGCGGAGCGCGAAAAGGAGTTTTGTGAATTCATTAAAAGGGAGAGTGCGCCACAACTTTGA
- a CDS encoding 6-carboxyhexanoate--CoA ligase: protein MNDQWYSLRMRAADCEARHLSGYEDILPMEEIPRAAQDVAARAFGHVNGQPESINIRIDHVEIAGTFPLLPVCDPVALGHDMLPLLAARCGASLDVMALWHALQRLANQPPLRGAALLRTSGELILHGDARGVRVSHFGLERGQRAQLAQQLATISDQPQRILEALLLTSKALAAPGVLAEICLSDDRGYPHGYFASALTGYVRLKALKGEQSGGGRVFLIDDATPLTVIIEWLEERPMLATTDFFRIDTV from the coding sequence GTGAATGATCAGTGGTATTCACTCCGGATGCGTGCCGCTGATTGCGAGGCACGGCATCTGTCTGGGTACGAGGATATTCTTCCGATGGAAGAAATTCCTCGTGCTGCGCAAGACGTTGCGGCGCGCGCCTTTGGCCACGTCAATGGTCAGCCAGAGTCGATCAATATCCGTATCGATCACGTCGAAATTGCGGGTACGTTCCCGCTGCTGCCGGTGTGTGACCCAGTTGCTTTGGGACACGATATGTTGCCGTTGCTTGCCGCGCGTTGTGGTGCTTCGCTCGATGTGATGGCTCTCTGGCACGCCCTCCAGCGTCTCGCAAACCAACCGCCACTGCGCGGTGCGGCACTCTTGCGTACCTCGGGCGAGTTGATTCTGCATGGCGATGCCCGTGGGGTTCGCGTCAGTCATTTCGGACTGGAACGTGGACAACGGGCGCAACTGGCGCAGCAATTGGCGACAATCAGCGATCAGCCGCAACGCATTTTGGAAGCGTTACTCTTGACGTCAAAAGCCCTTGCGGCACCTGGCGTGTTAGCGGAGATCTGCCTGAGTGACGACCGTGGCTATCCGCATGGCTATTTTGCTTCAGCCCTCACGGGCTATGTGCGGTTGAAAGCCCTGAAAGGTGAACAAAGCGGCGGCGGGCGCGTATTTTTGATCGACGACGCAACACCTTTAACCGTTATCATCGAGTGGCTGGAAGAGCGCCCCATGCTGGCGACGACTGATTTTTTCCGGATTGATACGGTATGA
- a CDS encoding putative bifunctional diguanylate cyclase/phosphodiesterase: MFRGSDSHGGYRKELRERANTILSQHNPDTEQSICDDLKTLIHDLSVHQVELELQNEELHRTQQQLELARNSFSRLYHHAPVGYLTLDRNGMILQANATFAGMLQGDLAELLGKPVGHILHADDRDQFFARYQPFFKYPDGKVLQTRIMRHDKTFFYARIAGRSEEAGVQLAPHNPAMPVVLISLIDVTDQVETQYELQIAAIAFNAQEGMCITDTAGNVLRVNPAFCKLTGYAAEEVVGKNPRILKSGRHDDFFYKRMWEQLRQNNFWQGEIWNRRKNGKIYPEWLCISAVLNDAGEPVHYVATFSDISYNKEAEAEIHRLAFYDYLTGLPNRRMFQERLQQALASCHRTKHHGALFLIDLDNFKTLNDVHGHEMGDQLLIEVSRRLRSILRECDTVARLGGDEFVILAEDLSQDESAVLAQAEKIAEKIRLSINEPFRLGELEYQTTPSIGIGLFYDNNMRGDELLRRADAAMYQAKGAGRNTLRFFDPGLQLKLENRLKLASELRAALPEGQFVLFYQLQVNYHGDIFGAELLLRWIHPERGMVSPAAFIPLAEETGLIIPIGQMVLETACRQLKAWESQAGFENLQLAVNVSARQFRQTDFVAELEDLLQASGINPSHLKLELTESLVVENVTDAIEKMQTLRAIGVGFSMDDFGTGYSSLSYLQQLPLCQLKIDQSFVRDLTSDRGSAAIVQTIIAMAHSLELQAIAEGVETEAQKEYLYRYGCETFQGYYFGRPVPCEDFEALVRSQARSRNTAT; encoded by the coding sequence ATGTTTCGCGGCAGCGACAGCCATGGTGGGTACCGGAAGGAACTCAGAGAACGAGCCAATACAATTCTATCGCAGCATAATCCTGATACAGAGCAGTCGATTTGCGATGACCTGAAAACCCTGATTCACGATCTTTCGGTGCATCAGGTTGAGCTGGAACTGCAAAACGAAGAATTGCACCGGACGCAGCAGCAGTTAGAACTTGCGCGCAATAGCTTTTCGCGCCTGTATCACCATGCTCCGGTTGGGTACCTTACCCTTGATAGAAACGGGATGATACTGCAAGCTAACGCGACATTCGCGGGTATGCTTCAGGGTGATCTTGCCGAACTCTTAGGGAAGCCTGTTGGTCATATTTTGCACGCTGACGATCGCGATCAATTCTTTGCACGCTATCAACCATTTTTCAAATATCCCGATGGTAAAGTTCTGCAAACACGGATTATGCGCCACGATAAAACTTTTTTTTATGCCCGTATTGCTGGGCGTTCAGAAGAAGCAGGGGTTCAACTGGCACCGCATAATCCTGCTATGCCGGTTGTGCTCATAAGTTTGATTGACGTTACAGATCAGGTTGAAACGCAGTACGAGTTGCAAATTGCGGCGATTGCCTTTAACGCTCAGGAAGGGATGTGCATCACCGATACTGCGGGAAACGTTTTGCGGGTCAATCCAGCGTTCTGTAAACTCACGGGGTATGCTGCGGAAGAGGTGGTAGGGAAAAATCCGCGCATCCTTAAATCTGGTCGGCATGACGACTTTTTCTACAAACGGATGTGGGAACAACTGCGCCAGAATAACTTCTGGCAGGGCGAGATATGGAATCGGCGTAAAAATGGTAAAATCTATCCCGAGTGGCTCTGTATTTCGGCGGTTCTGAATGACGCCGGAGAACCTGTTCACTATGTCGCGACCTTTTCCGATATTAGCTACAATAAAGAGGCCGAAGCGGAAATTCACCGCCTAGCATTCTACGACTATCTTACAGGACTTCCCAATCGTCGTATGTTTCAGGAGCGGCTTCAGCAAGCCTTGGCTTCCTGTCATCGCACGAAACATCACGGGGCACTTTTTCTGATCGATCTCGATAATTTTAAAACGCTTAATGATGTTCATGGCCATGAGATGGGCGACCAACTCTTGATAGAAGTGTCGCGCCGCTTGCGCAGTATTCTGCGGGAATGCGATACCGTGGCGCGGTTGGGTGGCGATGAGTTTGTTATTTTAGCGGAAGATTTAAGTCAGGACGAAAGTGCCGTGCTGGCACAGGCGGAGAAGATCGCCGAAAAAATTCGCTTGTCAATCAATGAGCCATTTCGACTTGGAGAACTTGAATATCAGACCACGCCAAGTATCGGAATCGGTTTGTTTTACGATAACAATATGCGCGGTGACGAGTTGCTGCGTCGAGCGGATGCGGCGATGTATCAAGCGAAAGGAGCGGGGAGAAATACCCTCCGTTTTTTCGATCCCGGTTTGCAGCTAAAACTGGAAAACAGGCTGAAACTCGCTTCCGAGTTGCGGGCGGCATTGCCAGAAGGGCAATTTGTCCTTTTTTACCAACTGCAAGTGAACTATCACGGCGACATTTTTGGAGCAGAGTTGCTCCTCCGTTGGATTCATCCAGAACGGGGCATGGTGTCGCCAGCCGCCTTTATCCCGTTGGCGGAAGAGACAGGATTAATTATCCCTATCGGACAAATGGTACTTGAAACAGCGTGTCGCCAGCTCAAGGCGTGGGAGTCTCAAGCTGGGTTTGAAAACCTACAATTGGCGGTCAATGTGAGCGCGCGCCAGTTCCGTCAAACCGATTTTGTGGCTGAGTTGGAAGATCTGTTGCAGGCCAGTGGGATCAATCCGTCTCATCTGAAGCTTGAGTTAACCGAGAGTCTCGTGGTAGAGAATGTCACCGATGCGATCGAAAAAATGCAAACGTTGCGTGCGATAGGTGTTGGCTTTTCTATGGATGACTTTGGTACGGGATACTCTTCGTTGAGTTATCTGCAACAGTTACCCTTGTGTCAGTTGAAAATTGATCAATCCTTTGTGCGCGACCTGACGAGTGACCGTGGCAGTGCGGCGATTGTTCAGACCATTATCGCAATGGCGCACAGCTTGGAGCTACAGGCGATAGCCGAAGGGGTGGAAACCGAAGCGCAAAAAGAGTATCTCTATCGCTACGGTTGCGAAACCTTCCAAGGGTATTACTTTGGGCGCCCGGTTCCGTGTGAAGATTTTGAGGCTTTGGTGCGCTCACAAGCGCGTTCTCGCAATACTGCAACCTAA
- a CDS encoding methyltransferase domain-containing protein, whose product MNSLKGRVRHNFDRGALHYQEYSAAQQALAATLLERCGAALPTSGIILDVGAGDGVLGRLATTPMVAVDLSFAMCQRSQAYYRHVLQGDAEALPFCGGSVAAVVSSAMVQWLEEPVIFFNEVARVLAPHGVAALAVLVEGTLREVGDARREALTQCGLPVAAATPLPSVATLDASIMQSGLAIEHSSDWEGFTWHPSPREALHALSHAGVTATRDGYHGNKRFYHAFMQCYAALFPAGKIFHRYVAKIYRLKKAS is encoded by the coding sequence GTGAATTCATTAAAAGGGAGAGTGCGCCACAACTTTGACCGTGGTGCGCTCCATTACCAAGAATACAGCGCGGCGCAACAGGCTTTGGCAGCTACTTTGCTGGAGCGGTGCGGCGCGGCACTGCCGACGTCGGGTATTATTCTCGATGTTGGCGCGGGCGATGGTGTTTTGGGACGACTCGCCACGACGCCGATGGTCGCGGTCGATCTCTCCTTCGCCATGTGCCAGCGGTCGCAGGCGTACTATCGTCACGTTTTGCAGGGTGATGCTGAAGCACTCCCGTTTTGCGGTGGCTCGGTGGCGGCAGTGGTCTCTTCGGCGATGGTGCAATGGCTGGAAGAGCCGGTCATTTTTTTTAACGAAGTGGCGCGAGTGCTTGCCCCTCACGGTGTGGCGGCGCTGGCCGTGCTCGTTGAAGGAACATTGCGCGAAGTTGGCGACGCGCGGCGCGAAGCATTGACACAGTGCGGTCTCCCTGTGGCCGCAGCGACCCCGTTGCCGTCGGTGGCAACACTGGATGCGTCGATCATGCAAAGCGGCTTAGCAATCGAGCATAGTAGCGATTGGGAGGGATTTACGTGGCACCCTTCGCCGCGTGAAGCACTCCATGCGTTAAGCCATGCCGGTGTCACCGCGACACGCGATGGCTATCACGGAAACAAGCGCTTTTATCACGCATTTATGCAATGCTACGCGGCATTGTTTCCTGCGGGGAAGATATTCCACCGTTACGTGGCGAAAATCTATAGACTCAAAAAGGCGTCCTGA
- a CDS encoding DUF4870 family protein — MDSNTIIDIDPGRDIRSLKTLTMIVYVLQALACIVGLTYIAAIMVNYIKLDDVRGTWLESHFRWQMRTFWYSMAWGALGVILFLIAIGYFVLLATAIWVLYRIIKGIIYLNDGRSMPV; from the coding sequence ATGGATTCAAATACAATTATTGATATTGACCCAGGGCGCGACATCCGCTCGTTGAAAACACTCACGATGATCGTGTATGTGCTGCAAGCGCTGGCGTGCATTGTCGGGCTGACGTACATTGCTGCGATTATGGTAAACTATATCAAACTTGACGATGTGCGTGGGACATGGCTAGAGTCCCACTTTCGTTGGCAAATGCGGACGTTTTGGTACAGCATGGCGTGGGGTGCGCTAGGGGTGATCCTCTTCCTCATCGCGATTGGCTATTTTGTGTTGCTGGCAACGGCCATTTGGGTGCTCTACCGGATTATTAAAGGGATCATTTATTTGAACGATGGTCGCTCGATGCCCGTGTAA
- the trpB gene encoding tryptophan synthase subunit beta, which produces MSIYQYGPYGGAYVPELLIRPLEELTTAFETAMRDRQFLAEFDRLMCEYVGRQTPLTYVPTLSKIYNSHIYLKREDLAHTGAHKINNTIGQALLAKRMGKTRVIAETGAGQHGVATATAAALLGLECTVYMGSVDAARQEANLFRMKLLGAQVSLVESGSKTLKDATSEALRNWIATSDDTHYIVGSALGPSPYPRIVQAFQSVIGNETRAQFYQRNLCHPDAVIASVGGGSNAIGMFSGYYKDTEVKLFGVEAGGYGLASGQHAAPINEGTKGILHGFYSYFMCDEEGNIRDTHSISAGLDYPGVGPEHAWLSDSGRAKYIVVDDKEALASCIELTRCEGILPALESSHALAALPQVIAEIGTGKNIVVTLSGRGDKDIGIIRQHVEL; this is translated from the coding sequence ATGTCGATTTACCAATATGGCCCATACGGTGGCGCCTATGTTCCCGAACTATTGATTCGTCCACTTGAAGAGCTGACAACCGCCTTTGAAACCGCAATGCGGGATCGCCAGTTTTTGGCGGAGTTCGACCGCCTTATGTGCGAGTACGTCGGGCGTCAAACGCCGCTGACCTATGTACCAACGCTCAGTAAAATCTATAACAGCCATATTTACCTCAAGCGTGAAGATTTAGCGCATACCGGTGCACATAAAATTAACAACACCATCGGCCAAGCGTTACTCGCAAAACGGATGGGGAAAACACGTGTGATTGCGGAAACTGGCGCTGGGCAACATGGGGTCGCGACGGCAACGGCGGCGGCTTTGCTTGGGCTGGAGTGTACGGTCTACATGGGGAGTGTCGATGCCGCACGGCAGGAGGCCAACCTCTTCCGGATGAAACTCCTTGGGGCGCAGGTATCGCTCGTCGAGTCGGGAAGTAAAACGCTGAAAGATGCCACCAGCGAAGCGCTGCGCAACTGGATTGCGACCTCTGATGATACCCACTACATTGTCGGCTCGGCACTTGGCCCATCGCCATACCCGCGCATTGTCCAAGCCTTTCAGTCCGTCATCGGGAACGAAACCCGCGCGCAGTTCTATCAGCGCAATCTCTGCCATCCGGATGCGGTAATTGCCAGTGTTGGTGGTGGTTCCAACGCCATTGGCATGTTCAGTGGCTACTACAAAGATACGGAAGTTAAGCTTTTCGGCGTCGAAGCGGGTGGGTATGGCCTCGCTTCTGGCCAACATGCCGCACCGATTAACGAAGGAACCAAAGGGATTTTACATGGCTTTTACTCGTACTTTATGTGCGATGAAGAGGGGAATATTCGCGATACCCATTCCATCTCGGCGGGGCTCGATTACCCTGGCGTCGGCCCAGAACACGCGTGGTTATCCGATTCTGGTCGCGCAAAATACATCGTTGTTGATGACAAAGAAGCGCTGGCATCCTGCATTGAATTGACCCGTTGCGAGGGGATTCTCCCCGCATTGGAGTCATCGCATGCGTTGGCCGCCTTACCGCAGGTGATTGCAGAAATCGGTACGGGAAAAAATATCGTCGTTACCCTGAGTGGGCGTGGCGACAAAGATATCGGCATCATTCGCCAGCATGTGGAGTTATAA